Proteins co-encoded in one Papaver somniferum cultivar HN1 chromosome 5, ASM357369v1, whole genome shotgun sequence genomic window:
- the LOC113284012 gene encoding F-box protein At3g07870-like, protein MDLFNSLPEEITLDIISRLPTEDVLECKSVCTNWRRIVLLPLFCKMHLDHLNHPAADSGKLGFIAMTYIPRSNGIVDRNSSFNLHYFEFNENHESIERITRVNYKPPFGYGTRFVGLCNGLICLDKFHSPGKTYICNPITREYIMLPEINTVGMGVWKSEFGYRYDLITGEFCMLPRIKITKMDFGYVSSTNKYKVVAVMSFEETEFMEVCVYTLGSGNGWRNIGKFNFGTIEHWGEGVFVNGSFYWMDVRKIVTFDLAEEKFSDLTPPPLPSKYGDCYYHISVLDGCLSSVIYGKINEAEYWDVWLLKNKDDNHWMKERDGHQSMGWRKQFRVFDNEESRLSNSDSDSDSEEKYRLLNSVIFAVTKSCNVLIHHDNHINIHNPKASTSKSIMDFKENFGGVFPHKNTLVPLKELGEEDTKMMGSVEIEETESHAQPFNQLLEDETQGKNILVEYFLNSVSLKELGEEDTKMTESVEIEEIESHAQPFNQLLEDGTLGTYL, encoded by the coding sequence ATGGATCTTTTCAACAGTCTACCGGAAGAGATTACGCTGGACATTATCAGTCGATTACCTACTGAAGATGTCCTGGAATGCAAGTCAGTTTGCACGAATTGGAGACGTATTGTTCTCCTTCCATTATTCTGCAAGATGCATTTAGATCATCTCAATCATCCTGCGGCTGATTCTGGTAAGTTAGGTTTCATTGCTATGACTTATATTCCTCGGAGTAATGGTATCGTTGATCGGAATAGTAGTTTCAATCTTCATTATTTTGAATTTAATGAGAATCATGAATCGATTGAGAGAATTACAAGGGTTAATTACAAGCCTCCGTTTGGGTACGGGACTAGATTTGTTGGCCTGTGTAATGGTTTAATATGTCTTGACAAATTCCACTCACCAGGAAAAACTTACATTTGTAACCCCATCACCAGAGAGTACATTATGCTTCCAGAAATTAACACAGTTGGAATGGGTGTTTGGAAGAGCGAATTTGGTTATAGGTATGACCTCATCACCGGAGAATtctgtatgcttccacgaattaAGATAACCAAAATGGATTTCGGTTATGTTTCTTCTACCAACAAGTACAAAGTCGTAGCAGTAATGTCGTTTGAGGAGACCGAGTTCATGGAAGTTTGTGTATACACTCTGGGGAGTGGAAATGGATGGAGAAACATTGGAAAGTTCAATTTTGGAACAATAGAACATTGGGGAGAAGGTGTATTTGTCAATGGATCTTTTTATTGGATGGATGTAAGAAAGATTGTGACCTTCGATTTGGCTGAGGAAAAGTTTTCAGATCTTACACCACCTCCTTTGCCGTCAAAATATGGTGATTGTTATTATCATATAAGTGTTCTGGATGGGTGTTTGTCTTCAGTTATTTACGGAAAGATCAATGAAGCTGAATATTGGGACGTGTGGCTATTAAAAAATAAGGATGATAATCATTGGATGAAAGAGCGAGATGGACATCAGTCAATGGGCTGGAGGAAACAGTTTAGGGTGTTTGACAATGAAGAGTCTAGGCTTTCTAACAGTGACAGTGACAGTGACAGTGAAGAAAAGTATAGGCTTCTTAACAGCGTAATCTTTGCGGTTACAAAGAGTTGTAATGTTTTAATTCACCATGATAACCATATCAACATTCACAACCCAAAAGCTTCAACCTCGAAAAGTATTATGGATTTTAAAGAAAATTTTGGTGGAGTATTTCCTCACAAGAACACTTTAGTTCCgttgaaagaattaggggaagaAGATACGAAGATGATGGGGTCAGTTGAAATTGAGGAGACAGAAAGCCATGCTCAACCTTTCAACCAGCTGTTGGAGGATGAGACCCAGGGTAAGAACATTTTGGTGGAGTATTTCCTCAATTCAGTCTCgttgaaagaattaggggaagaAGATACAAAGATGACGGAGTCAGTTGAAATTGAGGAGATAGAAAGCCATGCTCAACCTTTCAACCAGCTATTGGAGGATGGGACCCTGGGTACCTACTTATAA